Proteins from one Salvelinus sp. IW2-2015 linkage group LG32, ASM291031v2, whole genome shotgun sequence genomic window:
- the LOC139023506 gene encoding SLAM family member 7-like, which yields MEAVLGLLVISAGVSHGLETSCDAREDGSQCYGALGGTVYLQLVTDATRYDELSFYKGSTGTITEIIRMKKDKWVIKDTPIKDRVHFFINNGTFRLNNTRRNDSGEYLLEEYKSEGKLSGTRGLQLFIEAPVSXPQLSSECLSHGEMRVSCSSEGDGPQYSWTLDGQTLIDTEISPGDETNTITLKKGLSGDLTCTVRNNISSDTVSRRISHCPGLXYVNCTSSNGTRVSEWVNATXNTLCVESTTVATVTVETTTVATVATVESPTSKTSTGSSVSRQREGTATRKSQRDITIDGKRVSLFPDMSADLARRRKQFRPAAKALKEKNIIGYLIHPARMKVQYKGRSHLFNTPGEVYTFLKELSNV from the exons ATGGAGGCTGTTTTAGGACTGTTGGTAATCTCAGCAGGAGTGTCTCATG GCTTGGAGACTTCCTGTGATGCTAGAGAAGATGGATCTCAGTGTTATGGAGCTCTGGGAGGAACTGTCTATCTCCAGCTGGTGACTGATGCCACGAGATATGATGAACTCTCATTTTATAAAGGCTCAACTGGTACTATAACAGAGATAATCAGAATGAAGAAGGACAAATGGGTAATAAAAGACACTCCCATTAAAGACAGAGTACACTTCTTTATAAACAATGGGACATTTAGGTTAAATAACACAAGAAGGAATGATTCTGGTGAATACCTGCTAGAAGAATATAAATCAGAAGGGAAATTATCAGGGACCAGAGGACTACAACTGTTCATCGAAG CTCCAGTGTCCWSTCCTCAGCTGTCCTCTGAGTGTCTGTCCCATGGAGAGATGAGGGTGTCCTGCTCCTCTGAGGGGGATGGTCCCCAGTACAGCTGGACTCTGGATGGACAGACACTGATTGACACTGAGATCTCTCCTGGTGATGAGACAAACACCATTACTCTGAAGAAAGGCCTGTCAGGAGATCTTACCTGTACCGTTAGAAACAACATCAGCAGTGATACTGTCAGCAGGAGAATCTCACACTGTCCAG GGCTGAWATATGTTAACTGCACCTCATCCAACGGGACAAGAGTATCAGAGTGGGTGAATGCCACTKGTAATACYCTGTGTGTTGAGTCTACAACAGTGGCGACTGTGACTGTKGAGACTACAACAGTGGCGACAGTGGCGACTGTTGAGTCCCCCACCAGTAAAACCTCCACTG GTTCCTCCGTTTCAAGACAGAGAGAAGGTACTGCAACTCGCAAGAGCCAAAGGGACATAACCATTGATGGCAAGAGGGTCAGCCTTTTCCCGGATATGAGCGCGGATCTCGCAAGACGTCGCAAGCAGTTCAGACCTGCCGCCAAAGCACTGAAGGAGAAGAACATCATCGGCTACCTCATCCACCCTGCGCGGATGAAAGTTCAGTACAAAGGCCGAAGCCATCTCTTCAACACACCGGGAGAAGTGTACACTTTTCTCAAAGAACTGAGCAACGTCTGA